Proteins found in one Triticum aestivum cultivar Chinese Spring chromosome 4D, IWGSC CS RefSeq v2.1, whole genome shotgun sequence genomic segment:
- the LOC123099426 gene encoding oleosin 18 kDa: MADRGGYVQVQHGQYGGGHHGGQQQHGRQMGEQMKGMLQEKAPSASQALTVATLFPLGGLLLVLSGLALAGTVVGLAVATPVFLLFSPVLVPAALTIGLAVTGFLTSGALGLGGLSSLTVLANTARQAFQRTPDYVEEARQRMADAAAAAGHKTQQAGHAIQSRAEEARAGGGGHTGATGGAGAGTGTRASS, translated from the coding sequence ATGGCGGACCGCGGGGGCTACGTGCAGGTGCAGCACGGGCAGTACGGCGGCGGGCACCACGGCGGGCAGCAGCAGCACGGGCGCCAGATGGGGGAGCAGATGAAGGGCATGCTCCAGGAGAAGGCGCCGTCGGCGTCGCAGGCGCTGACGGTGGCGACGCTGTTCCCGCTGGGCGGGCTGCTGCTGGTGCTGTCGGGGCTGGCGCTGGCGGGCACCGTGGTGGGGCTGGCCGTGGCCACGCCCGTGTTCCTGCTCTTCAGCCCCGTGCTGGTCCCGGCCGCGCTCACCATCGGCCTGGCCGTCACCGGGTTCCTCACCTCCGGCGCGCTGGGGCTGGGCGGCCTCTCCTCGCTCACCGTGTTGGCTAACACGGCCCGCCAGGCGTTCCAGCGCACCCCGGACTACGTGGAGGAGGCGCGCCAGcgcatggccgacgccgccgcggcCGCGGGGCACAAGACGCAGCAGGCCGGCCACGCCATCCAGagccgcgcggaggaggcgcgcgccGGAGGAGGCGGCCACACCGGCGCCACCGGCGGAGCGGGCGCCGGCACCGGCACCAGGGCGTCGTCGTAA